From the Argentina anserina chromosome 3, drPotAnse1.1, whole genome shotgun sequence genome, the window CAAGATGAAGATCCCAATATCTCTAGAATATGTATGTTACTCtttgctcttcttcttcttcttcttcttccgtgttgttttatttcaaattttctcCAGTAGTTGTGATAAGCTGTGATTTACGCCTGCAAGTTCCTAGCCATATACATTATATTGTATGTACAAAAAATCTGAATCGAAGATAAATGCATATTTCTGTCCTGTGTGAAGTCTAAGTCCACCCTCACGTTTTCATGAACAAATTTCTGTGTCGTTTCAATGAGACACTCCATGTACGTTTCTAAATTGCAAAGCACCAAGGTGTAGTAAACTTTTAAGGTTAGATAACTGAAAATATGCACCTGTCAATAAGGATCAGTTACCTTGCTGAACCAAAATACTTCTAATAAGTAGCAGTTTAAGTATAAAACCTATGACGGGATGGACTGGAATATGATTTTCTTTCTTGGGACTTGGGGAGCATACTGTGTAAACTCATAAGCTCAATTAGGTTGGCAGTGGAGAATCGGCAATCAAGTTGTAATTGGTCTTCTTTCTGGGCATCTGGATCAGTTGCCTGTAGGGTTGAAAGtgttattaattcatattTCTCTTTGAGTGAAAATCTTCTTATCTTCACCAGAAGCTATATTTGTTTAGATAAAAATATAATCTGATCGTTTTAAAAGGGAAGTGAAAAAGAAATTGTTGAAATTCAGTTTTTCCTGTATATTTAGGTGTTGAGATATGAGTGAATCTTGTGGATTATATCAATTCCATGGACACATTCCAATTCCATGTTTCAATGGTAACTTTGCACAATGGTTTGCCTGCAGTATGTGAGCATGGTTATTCGCTGGCCCAAAATCTAGACCCAAACAGTGAAGGAAGGGGAGTACTACAGTTCAAAACTGGATTGATGTCTGTAATTAAGGTACATTCTTATGTACAATACTTCAATAATAATTCAGATTGTCCATGCTGCATCATATATGCAtttatttatctatttttgtAGTTTGTACCGGTCTCGTATAGGTATCGTCACTGCTCTTTGGTTACTTGATTGCTTAATATGAGGGACTATTGTTCAAACATGTTCACTCGGGGGTCTGAAGCTTGAACACTTGAAAAGCTTCTTTGTTACCACATACCACATCTGTGGCAAGAGATGCACTAATAACTCATTAtgtttaaataattatatgaTTCCCATGTTAAGTTGTTTGTTTGAATCCAACTTCATAATTTGTCATTTGTGAATAAATTATGAATTAGTTAGGATGGGGAAAATATTGGTAGTTATATTGTTTGCTTGATTACAAATTAGATTGTATATTGTTCAAATTGCTTTATTgctgttctctctctctctctctctctctctctctccaaagattcttttattttacttttacatgcttattttttgtaatttagcTGGTGTGGGAGGTATCATATTTCCATTTGGATTTGACTTGATTTGTTGTGTCCATTTGAGCAAATGTCCAGCAAAAGTTAGCAAGGAGGGATGGAGCAACCATAGATAGAAGCCAGGACATTGTTCGCTTACAAGAGTTCTATAAACTGTATAGACAGAAGAATAATGTTGAACAGTTGCGTGAGGAAGAAACAAAGTTGAGGGAGTCTGGCGTTTTCAGTGGAAACCTGGGCGAGTAAGTTCCTCCAGTTATAGCTTTTCTTTTTGCTCGGTACAGTGTAATGTCTTACTATTACATtagattttggatttttaATGCTTTTGACACAATTTTCTCCTACCTTGTAATGTCCCCATTGTTGGTTGATGAGGTTTTGGTGTTTTACAGACTCTGGGTTTTTCCTGTCAGATTTTATTATCTCTCAGATGTTGAAAGAATAATTTTGTTTCATAAAGTTTCAAATGTTCTTATTGTTTTTCGTTTTACTTTTAAATCAGGCTGGAAAGGAAAACAGTAAAGAGGAAAAGAGTATTTGCGACTCTGAGAATTCTGGGCACAGTTTTGGCGCAGCTGACAGAGGACATTCCGGAAGAGGTTGGTTGTATAGCACTGTTAATTCTATCATGCAAAGAACCATCCTCTGTGTaaataagaattgaatattCTATACCTGATCTCTGGATTCATGTGTGAAGCCTAGTTGTCTCACTTGATCTATTAAAGACCTGAGATCACACTTTTGCTGAACTCTAATGTATCATATAAGCACAGTTGGCCAAATTTTCATGCTCTTCTTAAGTTTGGCTAAATTCGAACTTAGGACTTATATGTCTAGCTTCTTGTCTAGTTTTTGATTAGTATGCTTTCCTTCTTTTAAGAAATTGCAAAAGATGTTCTGGTacaatatatgatataataaCTCCTGTCTGTGATCAACCTTGTTTTGCTAAATGGTATAACTACACACATTGGTATCTTTTGCTATAATATAGTCTATCTTCATCACAGCTCAAGCGGGTGATGGAGTCAGATGCTGCAATGACTGAGGACCTGATTGCATACAATATTATTCCGCTGGATGCTCCTAGCATTACAAATGTTATCATGTCCTTGACTGAGGTTTGTTATTTCCTTTGGGTCAGTTAAAGGCTTGGTATTTATGCACACTCTAATTCAAGAATTCATGATTAGGTTCAAGCAGCAGTTTCTGCGTTGAAGTACTTCAGGGGACTACCAAAGTTACCCACAGATTTTCCAATTCCTGCTACACGAGAGCCTGACATGCTTGATTTCCTGCATTATGTATTTGGATTTCAggtatataccgatcacactTTCCTCGAGTTTGTATGTTTTTTGTGACTGtaagtttcaattttctaCCAAGCTTTCAAGTTGGGTTTTGCATCATCTGTACTCTTCTATAAGACTACCATGACGTTtgataattatattttatgttGTCTGAGTTGTCTAAATTATTCAATTCTTAGGAAGATGTTAGATTTGTCAGCTCTGTACTCTTTTGCCTGCTTTTCGGTGATATTAATTTGGATGTTTGATAAGGACAGGCCTCACTAGTTTTCTTATGAAAAAGTTAGTGCATTTTCTTCAAAGATTGTGTCAAATTAATTATTAGTTCATCGGAGAGTACTATGCTTTACAATCTCTTTGATGTCATTAATTTTTAGTGGTTTTATGATCCTTGTTCTATGCAGAAAGACAATGTTTCTAACCAGCGTGAGCATATTGTTCATCTCCTTGCAAATGAGCAATCACGGTTTCGTATTTCTGAAGAAACTGTACCTGTATGTCTCTCATTAATATTCCATGTTTATTGATATAGTTAACTGAGAAGTACATGATGGAGTGCATCGTTGTATTCTACCATTGAACATAtgttttttcatatatttagTGGCAGTGGAAGTAACAGATGGGGAAGGATGGTGGGTATCATTTGTGAATCTTATTTTTGTTATCAAATATCCATGATTTTAATGCTGGCCTAGACACTATTTCAACCAAATTATAGTATAAGAGCTACCTAGTTGTCTATTACCTATGCTAAAATGATAGATATAAGTTCTTCATGTTTTTCAGTCACATGACATGATTATACTGCACATcataattttgaaaacaagATATTTTGTGGACAAGTTTTTCTTTGATGTTTTGCGGACAGTTACGCTGAATGAAATTTACAACACATATGATTCACGATGCTTAAACAAAAAGTTGCACATCATATATTTAGTCTGAAGTCTATAAGAACTTATTGCACTTATTCACAAGGAATCCAGTTATTTCATTACAAGGGCCACATGTTATTGAAGATTTGTTGtaatgttttggttttctgttaCAATTGTGACTTTTTTCCTTGTATTTTGCAGATATTGGATGAGGCTGCGGTGCAAAATGTATTTTTAAAGTCTCTAGACAACTATATCAAGTGGTGTAGCTACTTGTGCATCCAGCCAGTTTGGAGCAAGTAGGGACCTCTAGATCTTATTTCATTTCCTTTGTAACAATGATATTTTGATATCTTATATCTATTAAATGTTGGGAGTTGACGGTAGTGACTAATGGATACAGTCAATTTTGTGCAGTTTGGAGTCAGTTAGCAAAGAAAAAAAGCTGCTGTTTGCTTCCATGTACTGTTTGATCTGGGGTGAAGCAGCCAATGTTAGATTTCTTCCAGAATGCTTGTGCTACATATTTCATCATGTAAGTGAACCTTCTATTGGATAACTGGAATTGATCTATTATTTTTGATTTACTGCTCCCTAGTAGTGTTTCCTTCTGCAGAGTTTGTGGTTTTACATGGTGAAGTCAATGAATCACTATGATTGTTTGATATTCAAAGAACATGAGTTTCAATATATTGTCACTATGTTTCCTGGTGAATTTGCAGCAACTGTGATGGAATGGAACAATTAAAAAGTAGGGCTTCCACGTGTTGTGTGACTGAAATTTACGTTTTCTCCTCGATTTTGAAGTAATATAGGGATTTATGTATTCATGAGACTTCTGTTGATTGTGAAACAATTGTTTGTCCTTTTGATCTTAAATGCTTCCCTCATACCTCTGATGTTGTCCGGTTGGTTGTTTTGTCCAACCTATAATGTCTCTTCTTATTCTTATGATCATTAATATGATCAGTTAACAACCATTATTATACTATCCATGCGACTATTTTGCAGTACTTCCTTTTAACTTTGTATATAATATGCAGATGGCAAGggaaatggatgaaattttgaggCAGCAGATTGCACAGCCAGCCAACAGTTGTAACTCTGAAAATGGAGTTTCTTTCCTGGATCAAGTTATATATCCTCTGTTTGAGATTGTGTCTGCGGTATGTATTGGTTgccttttattattttaacagTAATAAGCTATAGCTgccttttattattttacctgAAAATGCGATACGGATGTTCAATGGCATGTACTGCTATAGGTTATTACTGTTTGTTCCTTTTCTGCTTGCTGGTTAGTTTGGATTGTTGCCGAGACGATACATGTCTCTTCTTCCTACTGGTGTAGGAAGTAGATCTTTATAATTCTGACAAGTACACACCTAATTTTTCCTCCAAATAAATATGAGCTTTTATGCTTCGACTATCATGTTGTTTACTTTTCTGTGTCCTGATTATTGCCACATACgccttttattattttagtgcaTCCAAGTTATGCTTCTTGTTCATGTTTTCCTTGTTGTCATATCCATTCTCTTACTacatatttctttcttttttcatggATGATATTCTAAGAATGTCAATCAAATGGACTCCTCCCCCCCCTGAGTTTGCGATGCTGCTTCTGTATAATTTATACTTGCTAATAGATAGTTTCTTGCagttaatttcttttcttagttATATTTATATGAAACATAAGTTCCTTTCTTCGCATGGCCcacttaaaaaataatatatgattTGCCTCCTGGAACTCTAAGAGCTGCCCTTATTTTTCCTGAGTAAGCAGGTCTTAGTTATGAATTATTAATAGTGAATCATGAAGAAGGGGGGGGGGGTCATGTCTTTTCGTGGATGTTTTAGCTACAAAATGGTATTGTGAAAGCTGCTTCTAATATAAGATGGGTGCACAGGAAGCTGGAAATAATGAAAATGGACGAGCACCACATTCTGCTTGGCGGAATTATGATGATTTCAACGAGTACTTCTGGTAATATATCTGTAAGAGTGAtgtgtaaatgtaaatttagatCTTAAAGCTGATCACCTATTCTTTTCAGGTCACTCCGTTGTTTTGAACTCAGTTGGCCCTGGCGGAAAGGTTCATCATTTTTTCAGAAGCCAACACCAAGGTCAAAGGTTGTCTTCTTTCAAAGCAAAGATGTAAACTTAGTTGCGTCTTATTGCTTTCTGCATTATTAGTTCCAGGTTGTATATTTTTTCCTACACAATAGTGTTACCAACTGTTGTCTACAGTACATATGTTCTGTATCAAACATTATTTTTGTCAATCTATAGTTCTATACCGTGGTGAAGCTGGATATCTATTGGGCATGTTACAAGATCTttcaaaatttggttttaattttATTGTCAAAAGGCTAAACTATAAATTGTTTTATACTTAATTGAGTAATTTTTTAAAGAATAGATTTTGTATCGCCACGTGAAACCAAGATTTTTACATGGATGAAAATATTGACACGTAATCAATATACTTCATGTTATTTGTTGCAGAATATTCTTATATCAGGCAGAAGTCAACATCGAGGAAAAACTTCATTTGTTGAGCACAGAACATTTTTCCATCTGTATCATAGTTTCCACCGTCTGTGGATATTCCTTGTGGTGATGTTTCAGGTTTGGATTTCTAATATAATGCTCAGTTTTGATGAGgtttatttcttgtttaatATATTGTCTGTTTTGGTTGCCTTCCTATTCTTTTTTCTGCTTCCTATCCAGAGAAAAGGATAGTAAAGTACAGAACCTTTGAAGAATAGTTCCTGTTTCTCCTCTCCGAAATTAACTTTTGTCTATGTCTAGTAACTGCAATTTCCCTTTTGGTTCTCGGCTATGGTCTTCATGCTCTAgagttcttcttttctttgttcaaTCTTTCCTTTGCCTACAATATTgggtttatttatatattttgtgaTATTATAATCCCAATAGATATTGAAGTTTATATTCCTTGACCTCCACGACCCATATATCTTTTTATTAAGATATTCTATACCTGTTAACTTTCAGGGACTTACGATCATtgcattcaataatgaaagtTTTGATGCAAAATGTATTAGAGAAGTTCTCAGTCTTGGTCCGACATTTCTTGGAATGAAATTTCTCGAGAGTATGTTTCTTTACTGCTTAAAAACTTGCTATGTATGTTTTATTTATCATATAAGAATCTGTTATTTGTTTAGTTGTCTGCCACTACTGTAATTTATTTACTAGCTGAGAAAATGCATCTTTATGTAGGTGTTCTTGATGTTCTTATGATGTATGGCGCATATTCTACAACACGGAGCCTAGCAGTTTCTCGAATTTTTCTCCGATTCATTTGGTTTGGCAGTGCATCAGTGGTCATATCTTTTCTTTATGTGTAATTTCCTGATTACTCTTTTACATTTTTGAGATAACTTTATCATCTGCGTGTTTAGTTTATTATTTCTGTTTTCTGATGCTGCTAAACAGAGGTAACATATCTGTCTGTGCCATAATGCAGGAAAGCTCTCCAGGAAGAGAGTAaacaaaatggaaaccctattaTGTACAGATTGTATCTGATGATTGTCGGCATATATGCTGGTATCCAGTTCTTCATTAGTTTTTTCATGCGGATACCAGCTTGCCATAGTCTGACTAATCAATGCGATCACTTGTCTCTTATTCGCTTTGTCAAGTGGATGCGCCAGGTTTTATTCCAATTAGTTTCCATTCTAGTTAATCATTATATCATTGTTTCCTATCTCTGCTTTATTGAACAATTTAAAATTGTTGCTTATGTGCATTTTCAAGGAACGGTACTATGTTGGACGGGGCATGTATGAGAGGACTACTGATTTCATCAAGTATTCGCTAAACTctgttttatattttgtttctttttgtcAGTTTCTGCAACTATATACATACTGAACACTAGCAGATTGTTTCTGTATCTCtactgttatttttttttcttgtgctATTGGAAATGACacccatatttttgataaGAAATCATAGGTTGTGGCAATACCACCGTAGTAGTTACTCAATCTAATCATCTATCTAGCCATGATCTCTTGTATCATTTAAATCTATGGACAATTTAAGGTAGGAAAATGTTAATATAATGATCATTTACCTGCTGATGTCCATGTGACGGGCCATTTTTGAAGAGAGACACCTCGTTAAAAAAGTAGATTACGTGAACAATTTTTCAGCTGATGTCTATTATGTGTTCACTTCTTTATTTTTCGTATTAATGAAAAATACTGTGGCTAGTCAGCTGTCATTTCTAGTTTTACATATTTTAATTAAGGATTGGAAATTGATGCTTAAAAATTAACCAACTTGAAGTTGCTCTAGTTCCTTTTATTTACTTTTGTgggtattttattttgttgcaGGTACATGTTTTTCTGGCTTGTGATTTTGAGTGGAAAGTTTGCATTTGCATACTTCCTACAGGTTTGTCATGTGGATTTATTCATCGTGAATGTTCTTTAGTTGATTTATTCACCGTAAATGTAATCTCATTCTCTCCATCTTGTATATTTTCTTAGATCAAGCCGTTGGTGGCACCAACCAAGATTATAGTGACCACTAATGCCATAACATACACTTGGCATGATTTGGTTTCTGGGAGTAAGTAACCATCCTATCATCACCCGAAATACTTTCAATATGGgtgagggggggggggggggactaGGCTAGATGACGGATTTGATTCCCCTCTAATGTACCACAAAAAACCTTCACTAACAGAGATGTTTATACAAGTGCTCATCTATTTTAGGGATATTCATAGGTAAATTCGTATAAACCCTTATATTGCTATAGCTGTTTGAAACGGGAAAGAAGACCAGTTTTGAGGGttatttcttttagtttataattttttgtttatttagtggcaagcaagggggCATGGTCAATGAACTATAATTATGCGTAACCATGCCTATTTTTCTCAATTGTTTATCATAatgatgatatatatttttttatgcgATTGTCTGAAGTTCCTTTGACTCTTGCATTCAAATGTAAAGTTAGGAAAATAATAGGGTTTATAAATTCCCAAATCCTTTGGGTTGTCCTGTGTGTGTAATTTTATTCATAATTAAAGAACACAATTCTTCCTGAATGCTGCTTTTAACTGTTGAATTGTTTCGTGCTTGCAGACAACTATAATGCTCTGACAATTGCTGCTTTATGGGCTCCTGTGGTAGTTGTAAGTTGAATATTCTTTGTTGTTTGTATACTTATAGTTAGTATCTACAATGATTCTTTTTCCTTGGTTGGAACAAGGTCGttggatataaattattattctTGCTTCAGTTTAAAACTAAAATGTTATCACTCATGCTGGGAATTAGAAGTGGAATACATATCTCTTTTGCGGGTCCATGTTTCCTTCCTTTCTATTTCCTTTATTCTCGTTCattctgatttatttatttatttatttatttattctctTTTCAGATTTATCTTTTAGATCTCCATGTATTTTACACCCTTGTATCTGCTGTGTGGGGATTCTTGCTTGGTGCAAGAGATCGACTTGGAGAGGTCAGTTAAAATTATTGCTTGTCTTTGTCCATTAATTTTACTTGAAGGTTTTCACTAGCTCAATAATAGCACCAGTCACTTGATTATGTGTGtatttttttgtatatatttttctgTTCTTTAGATACATCTAACTGTTTTGttcgtacttatttattattatttccaGATTAGATCATTGGAAGCACTTCATAAACTATTTGAGCAGTTTCCTGGCGCTTTTATGGACACTCTTCATATCCGCATGCCTAACAGGTTATATGAACACATTTTCATTCATATGATTGTCTATCATAGTATCATATAATACCATGAGTAAATCACTCTATTAAATCTCGTCTGACTGTTTGTATTTTTGGCAGGGCTTACCATCAGTCTTCCAGCGAGGTGAGTCGGTAAAAGGGATTGCATCTTTtaataaattgaaaatatCGAGTTCCTTGCTTAGCTGAAATAAAGTATTTATAttcaacaaaagaaattaaactaTTTAAGTCTCCTGTGATATTGCTTACTTTTAATTTGAATGTTTTATTTGGCTGTAATTTCCTACATTTGTTACTACACTTAATAATTGATTTGGTCTTGTTCGAGTCATGCTCATTGTAGTTTGTCTCTTCTAATGTTATTTtacctcatttttctttcttatcttCGTAAGTTTTGTTCTGTTATAGATAGTTCTTTGGTAAAATTAAGCATCTATTGCTGATACTGGTCTGGTGCTATGtgtatacatacatatatatatatttatttatttattcttaCATGATTGATTTGCATGTGGTGAAATCTGGTTCTGAGTGAAGCTCTTATTTTTATGctcatttgttttctttacttATTGTTTAGTTCTGGTACATTTCTTTTTGGTACATTTCTTTAATTTGCCGTGCGTTTTCAGGATATTGAGAAGAACAAGGTTGATGCTAGTCGATTTTCTCCCTTTTGGAATGAGATCATAAATAATCTAAGGGAAGAAGATTACATCACCGACCTGTGAGTGTTGAAATCATTCcatctaattttgttttttttttgtctatgTTTCCGCAACCAGTCAATCAATTGTTTCCTTTTTCTATGTTCCCAGAGAAATGGAGCTGCTTGTAATGCCTAAAAACTCTGGAAGTCTTCCTTTAGTTCAGTGGCCTCTTTTCCTTCTTGCTAGCAAGGTTAGTTTTCTATCAATTACTCGAGCAATTTTATAttctcaaattaaattttgTTAATCTTATAAATCGGATCATcactaattaaaattaattttgtagATATTTATTGCCAAAGATATTGCTCTCGAGAGCAGGGATTCACAAGATGACCTTTGGGAAAGAATTTCTAGAGATGACTATATGAAGTATGCTGTACAGGATTGCTTCCATACCATTAAGCTTATCCTAAGTGAAATATTGGAGGGTGAAGGAAAGTTGTGGTAAGTTTGCGTTCGAAGATACAAATGCAATGTAGCCTCCCATATGCATAAGGAGCTGACGTTGAAGTCGGTGAAAACAAATCTTACTGTTGCTATCTTCCTGTGTTGTCAGGGTTGAAAGGTTATATGACGATGTTCAAGCAAGCATAACAAAGAAAAGTATCCAGATTGACTTTCAATTGGACAAGCTACCTCTTGTGATATCAAGAATTACTGCATTAATGGGCATTCTGGTTTGTATTTATTGGatccttaattttcttgtgtttttcATTATTGGGTATGTATTGTCTCTTGTTGATGCCTTTACCTACTGCTTTCTTTGTATTTGCTCGTTTTTGGTCAATTAATACAATTTATTTGGTTGAATTTTATGACATCTTTGTCCGAGTCCACTTCTTTCATATTTGTGAGGAATACCACTTTTCCATATTTTAAGGTCAACATAAACAATTTTTTAATGGTTTTGGAGTTAAATGGTATGCTttataatctttttttttactgaaTATATGGAATTGAATATGTAGCCTCATAGCACTAATCCACGTGTTAATGTCAAcataaaattttttttcttaatggTGTTGGAGTTAGATGATATACTTTATATAATCTTTTTTACTGAATATATGGAATTCAATACTGAAGCTGGCTGCAGCTTAGTTATCTGGCTCTGTGTCTCCATAGGCTAGTTTTGTCCTGCTGATGTTTTATTGTTCCCTGTTCTTTATCTGTTGTGTACTTCTTTCCCTCAAAgccatgaaaaaaataaaggaaaCAATCTGTGTCCTCAGACTGCTACCTTTTTGTCTAGTGCCTTTTATCTATCAATTAATGATGTTTCTTTTCCTTCAAATatctatatgtatatataattaataatgATAGTGATGATAATTTTAGTAATGGTAATAGTAATAATTACATTTTTGTCATGTGTTCTGATGTATATTGTTTTGAAGGTTTTTTATGTCTTACTAGACCATTTAATGTAGCACAGTCAAACATACCCGCTTTTTGTTCACTTTCTGATGTTCTATTTTTGTGTACAGAAAAAAGGGGAATCATCTGAACTGGTGAACGGTGCTGTTAAGGCTGTTCAAGATCTTTATGACATTGTGCGCCATGATGTCCTTTCTATTAACATGAGGTCAGTTATACTTTTCTTAATGTGCCAGTATTTGCAAAGAGAAGTCGTAGGACAAAGCTTTAATTAATGGCAACTTTTAGGGAACACTATGAAACATGGAATTTGTTATCAAAAGCAAGGACAGAAGGTCGGTTGTTTGCGAAGTTGAAGTGGCCTAAGGATCCTTCTTTGGTATGTTTGAGAAGTCTCTTTTCTTGTTCCTTTATATCTTTGGTTCAGACATATTTCTTTGTACGAGGTTATAAATTACGGATGACATGCAGATAGCACAAATCAAAAGAGTGTATTCACTGTTGACCATTCAAGAATCGGCAGCCAATGTCCCTCGGAATCTGGAGGCCAGACGTAGGCTGCAGTTCTTTACAAACTCTCTTTTCATGGAGATGCCCGAAGCAAAGCCAGTCCGTGAAATGTTGTCCTTCAGGTAATatattatcattttttttgtttgttaaatTTATTTGCATTTGGCATACCTGTCTGCCTCATCTATTTTTTTCGTGTATGCAGTGTTTTTACTCCATATTATGCTGAGACTGTCCTCTATAGTATTGCTGAACTCcagaagaagaatgaagatGGGATATCATTATTGTTTTACCTTCAAAAGATTTACCCAggtatattttcttctttctctaattAGGTGCCAACATGGTCGGTAACACAAAGATGATAAAGTGATCTGgggttcacatccaaaaccaattggcAATGGATGGAATGGCCCAAACCCTTATAAACCCATAGACTAGGTCCCAATTCCCAATGTGggatgtatattctcaacaaaAGAATAACAAATCAGCGGAGCCCAGAAATCAATCcaataaaatttgaattttggttATACTGTTTTTACCCCCAAAACATtgcatttcttttcttttaataatTATTCTTGCCTATAGTATTCACATTGTTCATTTTTCATGGCTGTGGCAGATGAGTGGAAGAACTTCCTTTCACGGATTGGCCGTGACGAAAATGCGCATGACTCTGAACTTTTTGATAATCCCTCTGATATCCTTGAGCTTCGGTTTTGGGCATCCTACCGAGGGCAAACATTGGCCAGAACTGGTAAGCACTATTCCCATGACAATATGTTTTCTGTGCACACATTCTTTTTACTTGGTTAATTTGCTTATTTTGTACTTCATATCTTAACAGTTCCTTGCTTGTATTAGCTGTGTAATGGACTTATTCTCCTTTTTATCATAAGTAGTATTTTCCATGATACTGGTGGCTTGTATTGACAATTTGACATGGATTATGTTGTTTATCAGATACCTTTGCCTTATAATTCCATATGTAATGTTACTATGATACTTATTAGTACAGTACCATAATTGATTGAACTTTCTAGAACTTGACATCTTTTGTGGTGGAGTAGGATATTTGGTACCAGGGAAAAATAAGTGCTTGTACttgcattcttgtttgtttaatTCTTCCCCTTTATCCTCTGAAAATTC encodes:
- the LOC126789330 gene encoding callose synthase 9 encodes the protein MARVEERWERLVRAVLRRERMGPDLYERHGTGIAGNVPSSLANNRDIDEILRAADEIQDEDPNISRILCEHGYSLAQNLDPNSEGRGVLQFKTGLMSVIKQKLARRDGATIDRSQDIVRLQEFYKLYRQKNNVEQLREEETKLRESGVFSGNLGELERKTVKRKRVFATLRILGTVLAQLTEDIPEELKRVMESDAAMTEDLIAYNIIPLDAPSITNVIMSLTEVQAAVSALKYFRGLPKLPTDFPIPATREPDMLDFLHYVFGFQKDNVSNQREHIVHLLANEQSRFRISEETVPILDEAAVQNVFLKSLDNYIKWCSYLCIQPVWSNLESVSKEKKLLFASMYCLIWGEAANVRFLPECLCYIFHHMAREMDEILRQQIAQPANSCNSENGVSFLDQVIYPLFEIVSAEAGNNENGRAPHSAWRNYDDFNEYFWSLRCFELSWPWRKGSSFFQKPTPRSKNILISGRSQHRGKTSFVEHRTFFHLYHSFHRLWIFLVVMFQGLTIIAFNNESFDAKCIREVLSLGPTFLGMKFLESVLDVLMMYGAYSTTRSLAVSRIFLRFIWFGSASVVISFLYVKALQEESKQNGNPIMYRLYLMIVGIYAGIQFFISFFMRIPACHSLTNQCDHLSLIRFVKWMRQERYYVGRGMYERTTDFIKYMFFWLVILSGKFAFAYFLQIKPLVAPTKIIVTTNAITYTWHDLVSGNNYNALTIAALWAPVVVIYLLDLHVFYTLVSAVWGFLLGARDRLGEIRSLEALHKLFEQFPGAFMDTLHIRMPNRAYHQSSSEDIEKNKVDASRFSPFWNEIINNLREEDYITDLEMELLVMPKNSGSLPLVQWPLFLLASKIFIAKDIALESRDSQDDLWERISRDDYMKYAVQDCFHTIKLILSEILEGEGKLWVERLYDDVQASITKKSIQIDFQLDKLPLVISRITALMGILKKGESSELVNGAVKAVQDLYDIVRHDVLSINMREHYETWNLLSKARTEGRLFAKLKWPKDPSLIAQIKRVYSLLTIQESAANVPRNLEARRRLQFFTNSLFMEMPEAKPVREMLSFSVFTPYYAETVLYSIAELQKKNEDGISLLFYLQKIYPDEWKNFLSRIGRDENAHDSELFDNPSDILELRFWASYRGQTLARTVRGMMYYRKALMLQTYLERLKSGVSDVEAAIPSGDAAETRAFELSPEARAQADLKFTYVVTCQIYGKQKEGQKPEAADIALLMQRNEALRVAYIDEVETLKDGKVNREFYSKLVKADINGKDKEIYSIKLPGNPKIGEGKPENQNHAIVFTRGNAIQTIDMNQDNYFEEALKMRNLLEEFHRDHGIRRPTILGVREHVFTGSVSSLASFMCNQETSFVTLAQRVLANPLKVRMHYGHPDVFDRVFHITRGGISKASRVINISEDIFAGFNSTLRQGNVTHHEYIQVGKGRDVGLNQIAVFEGKVSGGNGEQVLSRDVYRLGQQFDFFRMLSFYFTTVGYYFCTMLTVLMVYIFLYGKTYLALSGVGESLQNVAEVTKNTALTAALNTQFLLQIGIFTAVPMILGFILEQGFLRAIVTFLTMQLQLCSVFFTFSLGTKTHYFGRTILHGGAKYQATGRGFVVRHIKFTENYRLYSRSHFIKGLEVVLLLVVYLAYGYDDGGALSYILLTMTSWFMALSWLFAPYLFNPSGFEWQKVVEDFRDWTNWLLYRGGIGVKGEESWEAWWEEELSHIRTFGGRIAETILSLRFFIFQYGIVYRLDVKGSDTSLTVYGLSWIVFAVLIILFKVFTFSQKISVNFQLLLRFIQGVSFMLALAGVAVAIKFTDLTIADVFASILAFVPTGWGILSICIAWKPLMKKLGLWKSIRSIALLYDAGMGMVIFIPVALSSWFPFVSTFQTRLMFNQAFSRGLEISVLLAGNNPNSGL